In Trichoderma asperellum chromosome 1, complete sequence, a single window of DNA contains:
- the LIA1 gene encoding deoxyhypusine hydroxylase (BUSCO:EOG092D3DNZ), translated as MQLGLRAYKLVIVFEIPSCYRLEFIMSNATIASLRQSLCSEDTPLPVRFRALFSLKHVAKTDPDSTLPAIEAIAAAFASPSALLKHELAYCLGQTGNDAAIGPLRDVLSDLKEDPMCRHEAAEALGALGNASSLDILREFRDRADEEVVVKETCEIAIDRIEWENSEARKQEKLRQSDFASIDPAPPMPESEKSVEELGRVLMDLKQPLFMRYRAMFALRDLASPPDCPTAVPAVQALAKGFADSSALFRHEIAFVFGQLSHPASIPALTEALSNLEEASMVRHEAAEALGSLGDEEGVEDILKRFLQDKEQVVRESVIVALDMAEYERGGETEYALIPEVAGASA; from the exons ATGCAACTCGGTTTACGAGCGTACAAACTTGTCATTGTTTTCGAGATACCCTCATGTTATAGATTGGAATTCATCATGTCTAACGCTACTATTGCCAGCCTGAGGCAGAGCCTCTGCTCTGAGGATACTCCTCTGCCCGTCCGATTCCGCGCTCTGTTCTCCCTGAAGCATGTCGCCAAAACCGACCCCGACTCTACCCTCCCAGCCATCGAagccatcgccgctgccTTCGCATCCCCGTCGGCTTTATTGAAGCACGAGCTTGCATACTGCCTTGGCCAGACCGGCAACGATGCCGCCATTGGCCCCCTCCGCGACGTCCTGTCGGATCTGAAGGAAGATCCCATGTGCAGACACGAGGCCGCTGAGGCTCTGGGAGCTTTGGGCAATGCTTCTAGCCTGGACATTCTTCGGGAATTCAGAGATCGTGCCGACGAGGAAGTCGTCGTCAAAGAGACGTGCGAGATTGCAATTGATCGCATTGAATGGGAAAACTCCGAGGCAAGAAAGCAGGAAAAGCTACGCCAGAG TGACTTTGCTTCAATTGACCCGGCACCGCCCATGCCTGAATCTGAAAAGTCAGTTGAAGAGCTCGGCAGGGTGCTCATGGATCTTAAGCAGCCACTCTTCATGCGATATCGCGCCATGTTTGCCCTCCGCGACCTGGCTTCCCCCCCCGACTGCCCTACTGCCGTTCCCGCCGTCCAAGCTCTCGCCAAGGGATTCGCCGATTCCTCCGCACTGTTCCGCCACGAGATTGCCTTCGTCTTTGGCCAGCTTTCGCACCCCGCATCTATCCCTGCCCTGACAGAGGCTCTAAGCAACCTGGAAGAGGCCAGCATGGTGCGCCATGAAGCTGCTGAGGCTCTGGGTAGtcttggtgatgaagagggcgTCGAAGACATCTTAAAGAGATTCCTTCAAGATAAGGAGCAGGTTGTCCGAGAGAGCGTCATCGTAGCATTAGATATGGCCGAGTATGAGAGAGGTGGTGAGACGGAATATGCTTTGATTCCTGAGG
- the NBP35 gene encoding cytosolic Fe-S cluster assembly factor nbp35: MAPSLEEPEAVADVLANPLKQKPQLVAPEPEHCPGPESERAGTASQCDGCPNQAICASAPKGPDPDIPIITERLQHVKHKILVLSGKGGVGKSTFTNLLAHAFSTNPESTVGVMDADITGPSTAKMLGVENETIHVSATGMSPVWVTENLAVMSIQFMLPDKDAAIIWRGPKKNGLIKQFLKDVEWGDLDFLLVDTPPGTSDEHLSVNSFLKESGIDGAVVVTTPQEVALLDVRKEIDFCRKAGIKILGLAENMSAFVCPNCKGESQIFKASTGGGRALAEEMNIPFLGSVPLDPRIRMACDYGESFFDSFPDSPACVAFKQVVRNVGRELGLDEKTVLPDE; this comes from the coding sequence ATGGCCCCGTCATTAGAGGAGCCAGAGGCTGTCGCCGACGTCCTCGCCAATCCTCTCAAACAGAAACCGCAACTCGTTGCCCCCGAGCCAGAGCACTGCCCAGGCCCAGAATCTGAGCGCGCCGGCACAGCGTCGCAGTGCGATGGCTGTCCCAACCAGGCCATCTGCGCATCCGCCCCCAAGGGCCCAGATCCAGACATTCCCATCATCACGGAGAGGCTACAGCACGTCAAGCATAAGATCCTGGTGCTGAGCGGCAAGGGCGGCGTGGGAAAGAGTACATTTACTAATCTCCTTGCGCACGCCTTTTCGACGAACCCAGAGAGCACGGTGGGCGTCATGGACGCAGACATTACGGGGCCGAGCACGGCCAAGATGCTGGGCGTGGAGAACGAGACGATTCACGTTAGCGCAACGGGCATGTCGCCTGTATGGGTGACGGAGAACCTGGCGGTGATGTCGATACAGTTTATGCTTCCGGATAAGGACGCTGCCATCATTTGGAGAGGACCGAAGAAGAATGGGTTGATAAAGCAGTTTTTGAAGGATGTGGAATGGGGCGACTTGGATTTCCTGCTGGTTGACACGCCGCCTGGAACGAGCGATGAGCATCTGAGCGTGAATTCATTCCTGAAAGAGAGTGGCATCGACGGCGCGGTGGTTGTAACAACGCCGCAGGAGGTTGCGCTCCTCGACGTGCGCAAGGAGATTGATTTTTGCCGCAAGGCCGGCATCAAGATCTTGGGTCTGGCGGAGAACATGAGCGCCTTTGTGTGCCCCAACTGCAAGGGCGAGAGCCAGATCTTCAAGGCCAGCACGGGTGGCGGCAGGGCGCTCGCGGAGGAGATGAATATACCCTTTTTGGGATCGGTACCTCTGGACCCGAGAATACGGATGGCGTGTGACTATGGAGAGAGCTTCTTTGACTCGTTCCCCGATAGCCCGGCTTGCGTTGCGTTTAAGCAGGTAGTGAGGAATGTAGGACGGGAGCTAGGGCTGGACGAGAAGACCGTACTGCCGGACGAGTAG
- a CDS encoding uncharacterized protein (EggNog:ENOG41): MASESRLYQISGETKAHLLKFRLTTSRASKPQAVIYLIDKNTHEIRQDDDKTVYTSLDEIADDLPDSTPRFIFLSYPLTMPDGRLSVPYTMIYYLPINCNAATRMLYAGAKELIRNTAEVNKVIDIESAEDLEDIPKQLSG, translated from the exons ATG GCATCCGAATCCAGACTCTACCAGATCTCTGGCGAGACCAAGGCCCATCTGCTCAAGTTCCGCTTGACGACGTCTCGGGCCAGCAAGCCTCAGGCGGTTATAT ATCTGATTGATAAAAACACCCACGAGATCCGCCAAGACGACGATAAGACCGTATATACCTCCCTCGACGAGATAGCCGACGACCTCCCCGACAGCACCCCTCGATTCATCTTCCTCAGCTACCCCTTGACGATG CCCGACGGACGGCTATCCGTGCCTTATACCATGATCTACTACCTTCCCATCAACTGTAATGCGGCAACAAGGATGCTCTACGCTGGCGCAAAAGAACTGATACGCAACACGGCCGAAGTAAACAAGGTTATCGATATAGAGTCGGCAGAGGATCTCGAAGACATTCCGAAGCAGTTGAGCGGATAG
- a CDS encoding uncharacterized protein (EggNog:ENOG41) has product MEAVSRMSNRYDFIITSGGIGPTHDDITYPSIAKAFGLPLKLHQETFEKMKKLSKPNPKQPNFDWNVDSPALRARLRMVELPTDESRDLGEQVIFPHEDLWVPVAVVNRNVHILPGVPLLFQKLLDGLKPHVLPRLVDPEGKGIHRIMISTPLPESSVAEYLTELAARVEPHGVKVGSYPRWGRKRNTVTLVGRDRAYLESLVAEAEEAVQGKRVTKEDELDEPADKTEKKL; this is encoded by the exons ATGGAGGCCGTGAGCCGAATGAGCAACCGCTACGACTTTATCATTACCAG CGGAGGTATCGGCCCAAC GCACGACGACATCACCTACCCATCCATCGCCAAGGCCTTCGGGCTGCCCCTAAAGCTCCACCAGGAGACCTttgagaagatgaagaaacttTCCAAGCCAAACCCGAAGCAGCCGAACTTTGACTGGAACGTCGACTCCCCGGCTCTCAGGGCGAGGCTGCGCATGGTCGAGCTCCCAACAGACGAGTCGCGCGACCTTGGCGAGCAGGTCATCTTCCCGCATGAAGACCTGTGGGTTCCCGTTGCTGTTGTCAACCGGAATGTGCATATCCTTCCTGGAGTGCCGCTGCTAT TCCAGAAACTGCTGGATGGGCTGAAACCCCACGTCCTCCCCAGACTAGTCGATCCTGAAGGTAAAGGAATCCATCGCATAATGATATCTACGCCTCTGCCGGAGAGCTCCGTCGCGGAATACCTCACCGAGCTGGCGGCCAGAGTTGAGCCTCATGGCGTTAAAGTAGGAAGCTACCCACGATGGGGCAGGAAACGAAATACGGTGACATTGGTTGGAAG GGACCGCGCTTATCTCGAGAGTCTCGTGGCcgaggcagaagaggcagTTCAGGGCAAGCGAGTTACAAAAGAGGATGAGCTTGACGAGCCCGCTGACAaaacagagaagaagctgtaA